CAACAGAGAGGAAAGTTTTCTACAGCAAATCATGTCATGATTCAACCTGAGAGTACTCCCATTGATTCAACAAATTCACTACCTTTCTCTCAAGAAGAATGTCAGCAACTACTTGCTTTAATCCACAACAGTCAAATTTCCAATCATCAAGCAGCAACTgttttttcaaatccaaatctgCTATCTTCTTCAGCAGGTATAAATCCATCACATACATGCCTATCAATTTTCAGtattccaaacaaattcaatcaaACCACCTGGATCATAGATACAGGTGCCACAGACCACATCATACATTCTGTTGATTTCTTTACAAACATCACTCAGAAAGTTAATTCATCTGTGAAACTTCCAAATGGTGACAGTGCTCCAGTTACACATATTGGTAGTGTTCGAGTATCTGAAAACTTAATTCTAAAGGATGTACTTTGTGTACCATCCTTTTCTTATAATCCGATTTCTGTTACCAAATTAACAAATCATCAgaaatgttgttttatttttatgactaATGAGTGCTATATTCAGGGCCTTACCCCATGGAGGATGATTGGGAAGGGTAGAAGAATTACTGGTCTATATCTACTGCAACAACCACAGGCTAATGTTGTTTGTAGCTTTTCTAATTTGCCAAATATTAATTCAGTAATAGACTCCAAACTTCATCTTTGGCATTGTAGACTTGGCCATCCATCTCTATCTAGATTGCTAGTACTTTCTAAATCAATTCCAGAGGTTGTTTGTTCAAATAAAGATGtacaaatgaaacattgtcaTGTATGTCCTAtagcaaaacaaaaaaggcTGTCATTTCCCAATCATAAATACACTGCCACTTTTCATTTCCATCTCttacattgtgatatatggggcccCTTCTCAGTTTCTACTCATgataattttcaatatttcctTACAATAGTTGATGATCATTCTCGATCAACATGGGTATATCTTATGAAATCTAAATCAGATGTAAGACctatattcatatcattttataatctAGTTCTTACATAGttcaaaacaagaattaaaactGTAAGAACTAATAATGGTCCAGAATTTAACATGATAGAGTTTTTCTCTTCAAAAGGAATAGTTCACCAAAAATTTTGTGTAgaaacaccacaacaaaattcaATAGTTGAACGCAAACACCAACATCTTCTCAATGTAGCTAGGGCTTTAAGGTTTCAATCAAATGTTCTTTTAAATTTCTGGGGTGAATGCATACTTACAGCTACATATATAATCAATAGGATTCATTCtcctattttaaataataagtctCCCCATGAAATTTTACATGGAATCACTCCATCATATAAAACCTTAAAGGTCTTTGGCTCACTGTGTTATGCTTCAACTCTCACTCAAAATAGGTCTAAGTTTGCACCTAGAGCTAGAAAATGTATATTCATTGGATATCTTTTTGGCACAAAAGGATACAAATTGTTTGATCTTGAGAATaaatcttttttcatttccaaAGATGTTTTTCAAGAGGGCATATTTCATTTCTATTCTAACCTTCAATCCAGTTTCACCTCATCTCAAGTTGTCATACCTCAATACATTCATGACACAGTTTCCATTACAAATACTCAACCTCCATATCCATCTCAATCTGAAAATATTGCTgcttctaataattttttagataattctTCAACAAGTATTCCTTCCCAATCTGAGCCTAACAATTCCCCAAACACTTCTTCCCCTCAACTTGATATTCAAGATGAGATTCAATTCCCTTGTTTGAGAAAATCTACTAGACAGCATAAAGCCCCTGGGTACTTGCAGAATTATCATTGTAATATAGCAGCTTCTACCTCTAACAACTCTTCTGAAGGTATGTCCTGTAAGCATTCTAAAACTCCTTATAACATTTCTGATTTTGTTTCATATTCCAAACTGTCAACCTCTCATCGTGCATTTAGTGTTTCTATTTCATCTCAAGTAGAGCCTGAATTCTATCATCAGGCTGTACATCACAGCCATTGGATAGAAGCTATATCTCTTGAACTAGCTGCTCTAGAATCAAACAATACTTGGAAACTCACTGACCTTCCACCAAATAAAGTTCCTATAGGCTGCAAGTGGatctataaaatcaaatataatgcTGATGGTTCCATTGAGAGATATAAGGCAAGATTAGTAGCAAAAGGGTATACTCAAAAGGAGggtcttgatttttttgaaactttttctccTGTTGCTAAGATGGTGACAGTAAGATGTATTTTGTCCCTAGCTGCAATACATGGTTGGCATCTTATTCATCTTGATGTCAACAATGCATTTTTATATGGAGAGTTAGATGAAGAGGTTTACATGAAGTTACCACCTGGCTATCTTCGAAAGGAGGACACTAGAGTGTGTAAATTGCAGAAATCACTCTATGGCCTAAGACATGCATCTAGACAGTGGAATTCAAAATTCACATCAGCTTTAGTTCAACTTGGTTTTCAGCAGTCCAAGTCAGACTATTCCTTATTCACAAGGAAAGAAGGAAATGTTTTTGTAGCCTTGttagtatatgttgatgatatactcCTAGCTAGCAATGATATGTTGACAGTGGAAACTATTAAAACTGATCTCAATAATCAATTTAAACTAAAGGAGCTTGGACCTGTTACATATTTTTTGGGGATGGAGGTTGCTAGAACAAAACAAGGCATTTCAATCTGTCAAATAAAGTATGCCTTAGAATTGTTGGATGACACTGGCTTACTTGGTTCTAAACCAGTAAACTTTCCTATGGATACTCATTCTAAACTCAGTAAGGAAGATGGAGAGTTATTAGAAGATCCTATAACCTATAGAAGACTTATTGGCAGATTGATATATCTTACAAACACACGACCAAATATTACATTTTCTGTTCATCACCTAAGTCAGTTTCTAGATCAACCACGAATGCCACACATGCAAGCTGCTTTGAGGGTATTAAGATATATCAAAAAGGCTCCAGGACAAGGACTTTTCTTCTCAGCATCCTCTTCTATACACATCAAAGCATTTGCTGATTCAGATTGGGCTAGCTGCCCTGACACAAGAAGATCAGTTTCTGGTTTTTGTGTGTTCATTGGAGATTCTCTTGTatcttggaaatcaaagaaatagAAGACAATCTCAAGGTCATCTGCTGAAGCTGAGTACAGGTCTATGGCGTGTGCAGTCTGTGAAATTACATGGATTCATTCTTTACTTGTAGATTTTCATCAAACATTTTCCAAaacatcattattattttgtgataatcaagctacATTGCATATAGCTTCTAATCGAGTCTTTCATGAAAGGACCAAGTATATAGAGTTGGATTGTCATCTTGTAAGAGAGAAAGTGCAGGCTGGAATAATCAAAACTTTGCACATCTCTTCATCTCATCAAGTTGCAGACATGCTAACTAAACCATTGGGTTCTAATTCTTTCTTCTCCCTTTTGTCCAAGATGAATGTGCACAATATATACACATCATCTTGAGGGAGACTATTAGATAGTTAATTTTCAATTAGATATAATTCTGTTATTTCTGTTACAGTGTAATTGTTTCTGTTACAGTGTAATTGTTGTTAGCTTACCAATATACCCTTAGTTATTtacttgtataaaaataaagatacatGTAAGAGGCAAGGCACGAATTCAATaagaatttttctattcatttcagtttctttttcttgcatCAATCTTTTATTTGTAACCGTCTCTACATTATAAATTCTTTTCAGTCCATAAAACTGGTAAAATAGGTGTAATATATGGGAAGAGTTCTGCGACTCTGTAAACCACATCTACATTGATGTAATTTAAAAGCATGtctcattttattcttaatttttttttttttatattaaaaaaaattgtcctaTGCAGCATCATGATTCATGGCGATTAGACTCACGATATATCCAATTTTCCACGTCTAAATACCATGTAGGTTATTAATTATCAACAGAATAGTTTCAAACACAGATGTTGTACAGAAGGAAGCAGCACGTGTCAGGGAACAGCATGGAAAAGTGACTGCAGAGGACAAAGTGCAGGTCTCAGGCAAGTTTTTGGGCCGCACCGATTGCATTGGAATTTGGAACTCTGGAGTTTAGGAACACGTGGTTCCGGAGTTCACCATTGGTCAAACCCAACGCTCTCACCATGCTCTGCTCTTGAGGGCTCGACTCTAGAGTCTAGACACAAACAgactcacagagagagagagagagagagtgagtgagagagGTAGTCATTTTTCGAAGATCGTAGACGAAGAAAGCTAGATTCCGGAGGAAAATGACGGACCGGAGTTCTGTGGACTGCCTTCCACCGGGTTGGAACGTGGAAGTGAGGTTGAGAAAGAACGGCAAAAGAGAGAAGGTAAAGAGagggagataaaaaaaaaataaggcgTTATTTTGAGTCACAAGATTATAACTTACCCTCTCCCATTTCAAGCTTGATGTTTCATAAATTTGCTAGATCTTCTATATAAGGTTTCTGTTGGGACTATTTATTTTAGCTTTTGATTTCTCTGATAAGTTTCTATTTCTGGTTTATAGACAGCTTTGAAAAAGAGAATTTTTGTGCTTTCAGAAATGACAGTTTCTTTGTGAACGTTAAGCTACTGACATTATTCAAATTCATTTATCGCTGAGTTTGAGTTTCCTACTGGGGCGATGCAGTATAGAGAATGGAAGACGTGTTTATAGATTCCATATATGTTACATGGAAAACTTGCTGTCTGATTTAAGGAACTGTATTACTTGGAGATTTCTCAAAGCCAAAAGATGGAAAGTTTTGGTGTGTATGTTGTGATTACAAATGTAATATCAAGAATAGAGATCATAGAAGAATGTGGATGACTACAgtaagattaaaagaaaatcgATGTTCTTATGCTGGATAGGACCTTAGAGAGTTCCTCTTAGGAATCATAGAGAATAAAAATACAGAACAGAAATTTGTGCCTCCTTGGTTTTGGAAATAAGTTTTTTCTTAATAGAAATATTATGAAAGAGTTCCCAATTTGTTTCTGATGTGTTTTTTGTGCCATTTCCCGACGGCAATTACCTTCAAGAATACATTTGCTTATCAAAAAAAGGGAGGCCTTGCAGTGTGACTGAGTGCTGGTACTGGTGGTGAAGTATCCTTCCAATGCGGATGCTCACAAATTTTCAGTGGCATGTATTCCTTAAGGAGATCTCTTTATGATAGCGACCACAAACGATGCTACATACCCGGCATGCCTATTTGATGCCCTTGGTCCATTAATGTTGGATTCGGGACTCTGTAAAGATTTTGTAGAGGGTTTTTGTGTTTGGACTTTGGATCTGCATGCtatccctccctccctccccttcCCTACCTCATCTGTACGGGCAAAATTGTGGGGAAGCCTTATAGTTGCTTGGGAGGTCTAATATAGAAAACCTCCTGTCAACTGAACTtaataagaaatataaatatatatatatatatatatatatatataaaacttacaTGAAGTGATATGTCATTCCAATAAGtcaatagaaaaaataagatatgGTATGTAATATGCCAACACATTTTTAGCATATTATTCTCCTTTACTtttgattattattaaaatgaagACACCAGCACACAGAAAATATCATTTAGTATACAGGAGCTCCATTTTATCTTCACAAGATGATCTAATTCGTATGCCTTCAGGATGGATCAAAGAAAACGATAACAAAAAAAGGTCATAAGATCAGAAGAGATGCGGTGCTTAAACTCTAATTCCCTTTTCTGGcatcataattatatttttctagttCGCAATACTTTTCAGGGTCATTTAATTGGAAGTCTTCTGTATGTCTTTTTCATGGGTCACcttatatttttagtttcttGATGAGCTTGGCTTCATCATCTATTATCCACAAATTGTTGTGCTCTAGATATTATCTACTTCTGCCAGAGAAAAGAATACGTCCTGATCAATATTTTGCTTTCTGCAGCTCTACACCGATCCTGTCAGTGGATATGTCTTCCGCTCTATGAAGGATGTATCTCGCTATCTTGAAACTGGGAAATTAGGAAGGCTTGCATTCAAGCCAAAGGGCAAAGGTATAATTGGTGTGTTGTTGGGAGATGATAACATCTTGGTAGGTCCATAGTTACTGAATTTACCCACTTCACTGTTCATATCCTTGTCTTATTATTTGGTTATTTCAAAGGAATGAGGGATCTGACTCGTTCGACTTGACACAACTTGAATCCAACACTCGTATTTAGAGTTTGACATCTTTTATTATAACCAACGAACCCAATACAATCCAGCATGGAATTAATGGAGATTAAATGGGTTTAATCCCTTTAATCAAACCGAAGATGATATATACAAAGGGTGCAGCGCTGGTTTATACCGCTAgtcacctttttatttttcctttctatcacattttttaatatatttaaaaaaaaataccaatagactaaaaattattttttaatcattaataataCACTGTAGCAATATACCTATACCAATACACTGTAGCTGCCGAGCGGCATACAAGCTTTTACGTAATACAAATTGGTCTTCGAGTACAAGAATTGGTTGGAGAAGTGAAATAAGGGTCTAAGACCAAAAGTCGCTGACGTGACTAATTTGTGGAGGCCAGAAGGTATGATGTGATGTTAACCTGCTTGGTTGGTGAGAAAGCAGAGAAGAACGAACCAGAATtaagttattctttttcaagttTCTCTTTACGAAATTACAAGCACGGTGCTCAATTCTGTCCTAGCGTAAAGATAGGGAAGATGAGTTCTCATCAGTCATCAATAAATcaacaattacacaaaaatagagagagagaatataaaGGTAAGGTACCCACTACCCACTACCCATTGCCCATCCAAATTTCTCTTTACTGTAATACAAATCAGAAGATAAAACGAGTAATAATAAGTATTATTTGCAATTCTGTTGGTGAAATTACAATAAGCACTACTAGGCCAACTAtgtatttaaaagaaaactaatttGTAATCATTTAGAATCTAATACTAAAACCTGATTTATCTCCAGAATTTAAAAGTgaggcaaaaaaaataaaaataaataataaatacaacTTCAATGTGATATAACCTCTTCTATGCAGTAGCAGAGCCAGTTACGCCTGCACGAACTCTTAACGTTTCAGTTCTCTTGCTTCTCTCCATTGCACCCACTAGCCATTCTACACTTT
The genomic region above belongs to Carya illinoinensis cultivar Pawnee chromosome 4, C.illinoinensisPawnee_v1, whole genome shotgun sequence and contains:
- the LOC122308028 gene encoding methyl-CpG-binding domain-containing protein 13-like, with product MTDRSSVDCLPPGWNVEVRLRKNGKREKLYTDPVSGYVFRSMKDVSRYLETGKLGRLAFKPKGKGIIGVLLGDDNILVGP